A DNA window from Allokutzneria albata contains the following coding sequences:
- a CDS encoding BBE domain-containing protein, with the protein MPSRPTGRRRRYCGHDKHRLSRRRRRAARALGGAVADVAPAALAFPQRKALGVAQYHSYWDQFTEPDHVEQRLTWLRDVHTTMQPHLGTGGHTNGMDPELTDWLIAYHGDNHRRLRRVKAAVDPDDFFSFPPSRFRRSRCRGAAGPT; encoded by the coding sequence GTGCCTTCGCGACCCACCGGACGTCGGCGCCGGTACTGCGGTCATGACAAGCACCGCCTGTCGCGGCGGCGAAGACGAGCAGCCCGCGCGCTCGGCGGCGCCGTCGCCGATGTCGCACCGGCCGCGTTGGCGTTCCCGCAGCGCAAGGCGCTCGGCGTCGCGCAGTACCACTCCTACTGGGACCAGTTCACCGAACCCGATCACGTCGAGCAGCGCTTGACCTGGCTGCGCGACGTGCACACCACGATGCAGCCCCACCTGGGCACCGGCGGCCACACCAACGGCATGGACCCGGAGCTGACCGACTGGCTGATCGCGTACCACGGAGACAACCACCGGAGGCTGCGACGGGTGAAGGCCGCGGTGGACCCGGACGACTTCTTCTCGTTCCCCCCCAGTCGATTCCGCCGCAGCAGGTGTAGAGGCGCCGCAGGGCCGACCTGA
- the kdpA gene encoding potassium-transporting ATPase subunit KdpA: MSSTVAGLLQVGLLILALAVVYRPFGDYMARVYTGTKHSRVERAIYRVARIDPESEQRWGTYALGVLGFSFMGVVVLYVLQRVQPLLPFAYDRGAVPPGMAFNTAISFVTNTNWQSYVPETVLGHTVQMAGLTVQNFVSAAVGMAVAVALVRGFVRSKADRLGNFWVDLVRGTTRILLPIAFVFAIVLVATGVVMSLKAGVSVDGQTVATAPVASQEAIKELGTNGGGVLNANSAHPFENPNAWSNLIEIFLILLIPVSLTRTFGTMVGDRKQGHVLLGVMGALWSAMLAVIWVAEANGLRPLEGKEVRFGIPSSALFANATTGTSTGAVNAMHDSFTGLGGGGAMLNMLFGEMTPGGVGTGLYSILVMAVIAMFLAGLMVGRTPEYLGKKLGRKEVTAAAVSILAMPTVLLIGAGIAAILPSTGAALNNPGEHGLSEILYAYASASNNNGSAFAGITVTNDWFQASLGVCMALGRFVPIIAVLALAGFLAEQRKVPATAGTLPTTGPLFGTLLAGSIVLVAALTFVPALALGPIAEALL, translated from the coding sequence ATGTCATCCACTGTGGCCGGCCTCTTGCAGGTCGGTCTGTTGATCCTCGCCCTGGCCGTGGTGTACCGGCCGTTCGGCGACTACATGGCGCGGGTGTACACCGGGACCAAGCACAGCCGGGTGGAGCGCGCGATCTACCGCGTGGCGCGCATCGACCCGGAGTCCGAGCAGCGCTGGGGCACCTACGCGTTGGGGGTGCTGGGCTTCTCCTTCATGGGTGTGGTCGTGCTGTACGTGTTGCAGCGCGTCCAGCCGTTGCTGCCGTTCGCCTACGACCGCGGCGCGGTGCCGCCGGGGATGGCGTTCAACACCGCGATCAGCTTCGTGACCAACACGAACTGGCAGTCCTATGTGCCCGAGACGGTTCTGGGTCACACGGTGCAGATGGCCGGGCTGACGGTGCAGAACTTCGTCTCGGCTGCCGTGGGCATGGCCGTCGCGGTCGCGCTGGTGCGCGGGTTCGTCCGCAGCAAGGCCGACCGGCTGGGCAACTTCTGGGTCGACCTGGTGCGCGGCACCACCCGCATTCTGCTGCCGATCGCGTTCGTGTTCGCGATCGTGCTGGTCGCCACTGGCGTGGTGATGAGCCTCAAGGCCGGTGTCTCCGTCGACGGGCAGACCGTGGCCACGGCGCCGGTCGCCAGTCAGGAAGCCATCAAGGAACTGGGCACCAACGGCGGTGGCGTGCTCAACGCCAACTCCGCGCATCCGTTCGAGAACCCGAACGCGTGGTCGAACCTGATCGAGATCTTCCTGATCCTCCTCATCCCGGTGTCGCTGACCCGCACCTTCGGCACGATGGTCGGTGACCGCAAGCAGGGCCACGTGCTGCTGGGCGTGATGGGCGCGTTGTGGTCGGCGATGCTCGCGGTGATCTGGGTGGCCGAGGCGAACGGGCTGCGTCCCTTGGAGGGCAAGGAGGTCCGCTTCGGGATTCCCTCCTCGGCGTTGTTCGCCAACGCCACGACGGGCACCTCGACCGGCGCGGTGAACGCGATGCACGACAGCTTCACCGGGCTCGGCGGAGGCGGGGCGATGCTCAACATGCTCTTCGGCGAGATGACGCCGGGCGGTGTGGGCACCGGCCTCTACAGCATCCTGGTGATGGCGGTGATCGCGATGTTCCTGGCGGGCCTCATGGTCGGCCGCACGCCCGAGTACCTCGGCAAGAAGCTGGGCCGCAAGGAGGTCACCGCCGCGGCGGTCTCGATCCTCGCCATGCCGACCGTGCTGTTGATCGGCGCGGGGATCGCGGCGATCCTGCCCAGCACCGGCGCGGCGCTGAACAACCCCGGCGAGCACGGCCTGTCGGAGATCCTCTACGCCTACGCGTCGGCCTCGAACAACAACGGCAGCGCGTTCGCCGGCATCACGGTCACCAACGACTGGTTCCAGGCGTCGCTGGGCGTGTGCATGGCGCTCGGCCGGTTCGTGCCGATCATCGCCGTGCTCGCCTTGGCCGGTTTCCTCGCGGAACAGCGCAAGGTTCCCGCCACCGCGGGAACGCTGCCCACCACCGGGCCGCTGTTCGGCACGCTGCTGGCGGGCAGCATCGTGCTGGTCGCCGCACTGACCTTCGTTCCCGCTCTCGCACTCGGCCCCATCGCGGAGGCATTGCTGTGA
- the kdpB gene encoding potassium-transporting ATPase subunit KdpB yields the protein MTTTERPQRTPEEIRHRHAENLGHQVAAGVFNPKQLLTSLPDALRKFHPRYQLRNPVMFVVWAGSLLVTAFAIAEPSGFTIAVAVWLWFTVLFANLAEAVAEGRGKAQAESLRKTKKDSVARRLTDTGEERVPGTELRIGDLVVVEAGEVIPGDGDVVEGIATVDESAITGESAPVIRESGGDRSSVTGGTTVLSDRIVVKITTKPGESFVDRMIALVEGAERQKTPNEIALTILLSTLTIIFMLAVLALQPFAIYSGGEQSVIVLTALLVCLIPTTIGALLSAIGIAGMDRLVQRNVLAKSGRAVEAAGDIDTLLLDKTGTITWGNRRATEFIPVDGTAMETLVDAVRLSSLADGTPEGRSVVELCAERYGRSAEPTDHEKTGEFVPFTAQTRMSGIDLGGRSIRKGAASGFTVSDETQRIVDEISAEGGTPLVVAENDRVLGVIRLSDVVKPGMKERFAELRAMGIRTVMVTGDNPLTAKAIAAEAGVDDFLAEAKPEDKMALIRTEQEGGKLVAMTGDGTNDAPALAQADVGVAMNTGTSAAKEAGNMVDLDSDPTKLIEIVEIGKQLLITRGALTTFSIANDLAKYFAILPAMFAAIYPQLGLLNIMGLATPQSAILSAVIFNALIIVVLIPLALRGVRYKPSSAAALLRRNLLIYGLGGVVTPFAGIWLIDLLVRLIPGIG from the coding sequence GTGACCACCACCGAACGTCCACAGCGGACTCCTGAGGAGATCCGCCACCGCCACGCGGAGAACCTGGGACACCAGGTCGCCGCGGGCGTGTTCAACCCCAAGCAGCTGCTGACCTCGCTGCCGGACGCGCTGCGCAAGTTCCACCCGCGCTACCAGTTGCGCAACCCCGTGATGTTCGTGGTGTGGGCCGGCTCGCTGCTGGTGACCGCGTTCGCCATCGCCGAACCGAGCGGGTTCACCATCGCGGTCGCGGTGTGGCTGTGGTTCACCGTGCTGTTCGCCAACCTCGCCGAGGCCGTCGCCGAAGGCCGCGGCAAGGCGCAGGCGGAGTCGCTGCGCAAGACCAAGAAGGACTCGGTCGCGCGCCGCCTCACCGACACCGGCGAGGAACGCGTCCCAGGGACCGAGCTGCGCATCGGCGACCTGGTGGTCGTGGAGGCGGGTGAGGTGATCCCCGGCGACGGCGACGTGGTCGAGGGCATCGCCACCGTGGACGAGTCGGCGATCACCGGCGAGTCCGCCCCGGTCATCCGCGAGTCCGGCGGCGACCGCTCCTCCGTCACCGGCGGCACCACCGTGCTCTCCGACCGCATCGTCGTGAAGATCACCACCAAGCCCGGCGAGTCCTTCGTGGACAGGATGATCGCGTTGGTGGAGGGCGCGGAGCGGCAGAAGACGCCGAACGAGATCGCCCTGACCATCCTGCTGTCCACGCTGACGATCATCTTCATGCTCGCCGTGCTGGCGTTGCAGCCCTTCGCGATCTACTCCGGCGGCGAGCAGTCGGTGATCGTGCTGACGGCCTTGCTGGTCTGCCTGATCCCGACCACGATCGGCGCGCTGCTGTCGGCGATCGGCATCGCGGGCATGGACCGGCTGGTGCAGCGCAACGTGCTGGCCAAGTCCGGCCGCGCCGTCGAAGCCGCGGGCGACATCGACACGCTGCTGCTGGACAAGACCGGGACGATCACCTGGGGCAACCGCAGGGCGACGGAGTTCATCCCGGTCGACGGCACCGCCATGGAAACCCTGGTCGACGCGGTGCGGTTGTCGAGTCTCGCCGACGGCACGCCCGAGGGCCGCAGCGTGGTCGAGCTGTGCGCCGAGCGCTACGGCCGCTCCGCCGAGCCGACCGACCACGAGAAGACCGGCGAGTTCGTGCCGTTCACCGCCCAGACCCGGATGTCCGGGATCGACCTCGGCGGCAGGAGCATCCGCAAGGGGGCGGCGAGCGGCTTCACCGTCTCCGACGAGACGCAGCGGATCGTCGACGAGATCAGCGCCGAGGGCGGCACACCGCTCGTCGTCGCGGAGAACGACCGGGTGCTCGGCGTGATCCGGCTCTCCGACGTGGTCAAACCCGGCATGAAGGAACGCTTCGCCGAGCTGCGCGCGATGGGCATCCGCACGGTCATGGTCACCGGCGACAACCCGTTGACCGCCAAAGCGATCGCGGCCGAGGCGGGGGTGGACGACTTCCTGGCCGAGGCCAAGCCCGAGGACAAGATGGCGCTGATCCGCACGGAGCAGGAGGGCGGCAAGCTCGTCGCGATGACCGGGGACGGCACCAACGACGCACCGGCGCTCGCGCAGGCCGACGTCGGGGTGGCGATGAACACCGGGACCTCGGCCGCCAAGGAGGCCGGGAACATGGTGGACCTGGACTCCGACCCGACCAAGCTGATCGAGATCGTCGAGATCGGCAAGCAGCTGCTGATCACCCGCGGCGCGCTGACCACCTTCAGCATCGCCAACGACCTGGCGAAGTACTTCGCGATCCTGCCCGCCATGTTCGCCGCCATCTACCCGCAGCTGGGCCTGCTCAACATCATGGGGCTGGCCACGCCGCAGTCGGCGATCCTGTCCGCGGTGATCTTCAACGCGCTGATCATCGTGGTGCTGATCCCGCTCGCGCTGCGCGGAGTGCGGTACAAGCCCTCCAGCGCGGCGGCGCTGCTGCGGCGCAACCTGCTGATCTACGGCCTCGGAGGCGTCGTGACCCCGTTCGCCGGGATCTGGCTCATCGACCTGCTCGTGCGACTGATCCCCGGAATCGGGTGA
- the kdpF gene encoding K(+)-transporting ATPase subunit F produces the protein MSGTGLLANTVGGVLALLLIIYLFVALIRPEKF, from the coding sequence GTGAGCGGGACGGGCCTGCTGGCCAACACCGTCGGCGGCGTGCTCGCGCTGCTGTTGATCATCTACTTGTTCGTCGCGCTGATCAGGCCGGAGAAGTTCTGA
- a CDS encoding potassium-transporting ATPase subunit C, producing MTGNFLKQAMAGLRVLLVLTVITGLVYPAAVWAVSRLPGLHANAEAVDTTLVGVDREGDQWFHTRPSAATLPASGASNKGERNPDYDKVVADRRAAVAQREGVSPDRVPLDAVTASASGLDPHISRAYAELQVSRVARATGLGDQRVRELVVAHTQGRAAGFLGEPGVNVTALNRALETSR from the coding sequence GTGACCGGCAACTTCCTCAAGCAGGCCATGGCGGGACTGCGCGTCCTGCTGGTCCTGACGGTGATCACCGGGTTGGTGTACCCGGCCGCGGTGTGGGCGGTGTCCCGGCTGCCCGGCCTGCACGCCAACGCCGAGGCGGTCGACACCACGCTCGTCGGCGTCGACCGAGAGGGCGACCAGTGGTTCCACACCCGGCCGTCCGCCGCCACGCTGCCCGCGTCGGGCGCCTCGAACAAGGGCGAGCGCAACCCCGACTACGACAAGGTGGTCGCCGACCGCCGGGCCGCCGTCGCCCAGCGGGAGGGCGTCTCACCGGACCGGGTGCCGCTGGACGCGGTCACCGCCTCGGCCTCCGGGCTCGACCCGCACATCAGCCGGGCCTACGCCGAGCTCCAGGTGTCACGGGTGGCCCGGGCGACCGGCCTCGGTGACCAGCGTGTGCGCGAGCTGGTCGTCGCGCACACCCAGGGCCGCGCCGCGGGCTTCCTCGGCGAGCCGGGGGTCAACGTGACCGCGCTCAACCGGGCCCTGGAGACCTCCAGGTGA
- a CDS encoding SHOCT domain-containing protein, translating to MPGLLRGIARTAVIAGTATAVSNRVSRRQAGRWARQEQEQLARPEPTPDDMDTKLSRLRELGELKSQGVLTEEEFAEQKRRILGQ from the coding sequence ATGCCAGGTCTGCTGCGCGGCATCGCCCGCACCGCCGTCATCGCCGGCACCGCGACCGCGGTGTCCAACCGGGTGTCCCGTCGCCAGGCGGGCCGGTGGGCGAGGCAGGAGCAGGAACAGCTCGCGCGTCCGGAACCCACCCCGGACGACATGGACACGAAGCTGAGCCGGCTCCGCGAACTCGGCGAGCTGAAGAGCCAGGGCGTTCTCACCGAGGAGGAGTTCGCCGAGCAGAAGCGCCGGATCCTCGGCCAGTAG
- a CDS encoding TetR/AcrR family transcriptional regulator, whose translation MSERSEQIVDAARALIDEGGSAALTMRALGERLNIRAPSLYKHFPNKSAVEAQVITRAMRELASALARADSLVALAATYRAYALAHPHLYRLMNCGPLPRHLLPPGVEDAAALPLVRAVGGEMNRARAAWAFAHGMIILELDGRFPPDADLDSAWSTGLAAFADPARR comes from the coding sequence GTGTCTGAGCGGAGTGAGCAGATCGTCGACGCGGCACGCGCGCTGATCGACGAAGGTGGCTCGGCGGCTCTGACCATGCGAGCGCTCGGCGAACGGCTGAACATCCGCGCGCCGTCCCTCTACAAGCACTTCCCAAACAAGTCCGCGGTCGAAGCCCAGGTGATCACGCGCGCCATGCGGGAGCTGGCGAGCGCGCTGGCGCGAGCCGACTCCTTGGTTGCGCTCGCTGCGACTTACCGCGCCTACGCGCTCGCGCATCCCCATCTCTACCGGCTGATGAACTGCGGACCACTCCCTCGCCACCTGCTGCCGCCCGGAGTTGAGGATGCGGCCGCGCTGCCGCTTGTGCGCGCTGTCGGCGGCGAGATGAACCGGGCGCGCGCTGCCTGGGCGTTCGCGCACGGCATGATCATCCTCGAGCTCGACGGCCGTTTTCCGCCCGACGCGGACCTCGACAGCGCTTGGAGCACAGGGCTGGCAGCGTTCGCCGATCCTGCCCGACGCTGA
- a CDS encoding ferredoxin reductase domain-containing protein: MFADDVAMLRRQFEGQLRVIHHLSRASETIQAPPDDDTARVDSIVSERLGVEPGQTPPDIETPRI; this comes from the coding sequence ATGTTCGCCGACGACGTGGCGATGCTGCGCCGACAGTTCGAGGGACAGCTGCGGGTCATCCACCACCTCAGCCGCGCGAGCGAGACCATTCAGGCGCCTCCGGACGACGACACCGCCCGGGTCGACTCGATCGTCTCTGAGCGCCTTGGCGTCGAGCCAGGACAGACCCCGCCCGACATAGAAACCCCGCGGATCTGA
- a CDS encoding sensor histidine kinase: MSDPSGPPQAGSRKRRRGELRIYLGAAPGVGKTFAMLGEAHRRRERGTDVVVGLIETHGRQKTAQLVEGLEVLPSRRVEHRGIELTEMDVDALLARKPQVAVVDELAHTNVPGSRNAKRWQDVEELLDAGIDVLSTVNVQHLESLNDVVQRITGVQQRETVPDDVVRRAEQVELVDITPEALRRRLAHGNVYAAHKIDAALGNYFRVGNLTALRELALLWVADQVDVALQRYRSEQRITDTWETRERVVVAITGGPESETLIRRARRIAKRAGAELLVVHILRGDGLTGAKPGLIARFRRVAEDVGATFHTVVGDDVPTSLLEFARGVNATQLVLGTSRRSRLARAFDEGIGAAVIQESGPIDVHMVTHDAARRGLRWHLDRTSLSVSRTALGWVLAVLLPAAITGVGLLSRKDFSFSTDLVGFFLATVVTALVGGLGPALFAAVLGAGLLNYFFTPPYFSFAVATPENLITLIAMVIVAVLVALVVDRAARLSEQAARARTEAELLASYARTVLTSPHPVARLLQKVRENFSLESVALLERQDGQWRRVACVGPKPCDEPDDADVDVPVTADVHLALRGRTLPASDQRALEAAAGQALMALRQQRMADEAADARRRAETTELRTALLSAVGHDLRTPLTSIKAAIGSLRDTELRLSEEDTGELLEAIEVSADRLTGLVDNLLDSSRLATGAVTPQLRPAGFDEAVARALSAIDERRALTVDVGEHLPPVLADVGLLERVIANVIDNALRHGRLTPRRVVDVDGDGSITADEPEIAVRASAHGDHVELRVVDHGPGLPKNTSEAVFVPFQRLSDRDGTPGVGLGLSVAKGFTEAMGGTIAAEDTPGGGLTIVISLPVAARTDQAEQT, translated from the coding sequence GTGAGTGATCCATCGGGGCCGCCCCAGGCAGGCAGCCGCAAGCGCAGGCGCGGCGAGCTGCGGATCTACCTGGGCGCGGCCCCCGGGGTCGGCAAGACCTTCGCCATGCTCGGCGAGGCCCACCGCCGCCGCGAACGCGGCACCGACGTGGTGGTCGGGCTGATCGAGACCCACGGCAGGCAGAAGACCGCCCAGCTCGTCGAGGGCCTGGAAGTCCTCCCGTCGCGCCGGGTCGAGCACCGGGGCATCGAGCTCACCGAGATGGACGTCGACGCCCTGCTGGCCCGCAAGCCGCAGGTCGCGGTGGTCGACGAGCTGGCGCACACGAACGTGCCCGGCTCCCGCAACGCCAAGCGCTGGCAGGACGTCGAAGAGCTCCTCGACGCCGGGATCGACGTGCTGTCCACGGTCAACGTGCAGCACCTGGAGTCCCTCAACGACGTGGTGCAGCGGATCACCGGCGTCCAGCAGCGCGAGACGGTGCCGGACGACGTCGTGCGGCGGGCGGAGCAGGTCGAGCTGGTCGACATCACCCCCGAAGCGCTGCGGCGCAGGCTCGCGCACGGCAACGTCTACGCCGCGCACAAGATCGATGCCGCGCTGGGCAACTACTTCCGCGTGGGCAACCTGACGGCGCTGCGCGAGCTCGCGCTGCTGTGGGTGGCCGACCAGGTCGACGTCGCGTTGCAGCGCTACCGCTCCGAACAGCGGATCACTGACACCTGGGAAACACGCGAACGCGTCGTCGTCGCGATCACCGGCGGTCCGGAGAGCGAGACCTTGATCCGGCGAGCGCGGCGCATCGCCAAACGTGCCGGAGCCGAACTCCTGGTCGTGCACATCCTGCGCGGGGACGGGCTCACCGGGGCCAAGCCGGGGCTGATCGCGCGGTTCCGCCGGGTCGCCGAGGACGTGGGCGCGACCTTCCACACCGTCGTCGGTGACGACGTGCCGACCTCGCTGCTGGAGTTCGCCCGCGGCGTCAACGCCACGCAGCTCGTGCTCGGCACGTCACGGCGCTCCCGACTGGCCCGGGCCTTCGACGAGGGCATCGGCGCGGCGGTCATCCAGGAGTCCGGCCCGATCGACGTGCACATGGTCACCCACGACGCGGCCAGACGCGGCCTGCGCTGGCACCTCGACCGCACCTCGCTGTCGGTGTCGCGCACCGCGTTGGGCTGGGTGCTGGCGGTACTGCTGCCCGCGGCGATCACCGGCGTGGGATTGTTGTCCCGCAAGGACTTCTCCTTCTCCACCGACCTCGTCGGGTTCTTCCTGGCGACCGTTGTCACCGCGCTCGTCGGCGGGCTCGGACCGGCGCTGTTCGCCGCGGTTCTCGGCGCCGGGCTGCTCAACTACTTCTTCACCCCGCCCTACTTCAGCTTCGCGGTCGCGACACCGGAGAACCTGATCACGCTGATCGCGATGGTGATCGTCGCGGTCCTCGTGGCGCTGGTGGTCGACCGCGCGGCCCGGCTGTCCGAGCAGGCCGCCCGCGCGCGCACCGAGGCTGAGCTGCTGGCCTCCTACGCCCGCACCGTCCTCACCAGCCCGCATCCCGTGGCCCGGTTGTTGCAGAAGGTGCGGGAGAACTTCTCGCTGGAGTCGGTCGCCCTGCTCGAACGCCAGGACGGGCAGTGGCGGCGCGTAGCCTGCGTCGGCCCGAAGCCGTGCGACGAACCCGACGACGCCGATGTCGACGTGCCGGTCACCGCCGACGTGCACCTCGCCCTGCGCGGCCGCACTCTTCCCGCCAGCGACCAGCGCGCGCTCGAAGCCGCGGCAGGACAGGCGCTGATGGCATTGCGGCAGCAGCGAATGGCCGACGAGGCGGCGGACGCGCGCCGCCGGGCGGAGACCACTGAGCTGCGCACCGCGCTGCTCTCCGCGGTCGGCCACGACCTCCGCACCCCGCTGACGTCCATCAAGGCGGCGATAGGCAGCCTGCGCGACACGGAGCTTCGACTGTCCGAAGAGGACACCGGCGAACTGCTCGAAGCGATAGAGGTCTCCGCTGACCGGCTCACCGGGTTGGTGGACAACCTCCTGGATTCCTCGCGGCTGGCCACCGGCGCGGTGACACCGCAGCTGCGCCCGGCCGGATTCGACGAGGCCGTGGCGCGGGCGCTGTCCGCGATCGACGAGCGACGCGCCCTGACCGTGGACGTCGGCGAGCACCTGCCGCCCGTGCTCGCCGACGTCGGGCTGCTGGAGCGAGTCATCGCCAACGTCATCGACAACGCGCTGCGCCACGGCAGGCTCACCCCGCGCCGCGTGGTCGACGTGGACGGTGACGGCAGCATCACCGCCGACGAACCCGAGATCGCCGTCCGCGCCAGCGCACACGGCGACCACGTGGAGCTGCGCGTGGTCGACCACGGTCCAGGGCTGCCGAAGAACACCTCCGAGGCGGTGTTCGTCCCGTTCCAACGCCTCAGCGACCGCGACGGCACCCCGGGCGTCGGGCTCGGACTCAGCGTCGCCAAGGGGTTCACCGAGGCCATGGGCGGAACCATCGCGGCCGAGGACACCCCCGGCGGCGGCCTCACCATCGTCATCTCGCTGCCCGTGGCAGCCCGCACCGATCAGGCGGAACAGACGTGA
- a CDS encoding DUF4260 family protein: protein MSDALAPDRQVANRVTWAALAMFLLAFIVLEVINHGGMALVSALLSLIAPDLTMLIGARSAGNGKLSPKAVPYYNVVHRPWIPLAVLVVYSVGGLGDWVPVFTAGLGWLAHVALDRAFGYGLRERDGSRRV, encoded by the coding sequence ATGTCAGACGCCCTCGCGCCCGATCGCCAGGTCGCCAACCGGGTGACATGGGCCGCCCTGGCAATGTTCTTGCTGGCTTTCATCGTCCTCGAGGTGATCAACCACGGCGGCATGGCGTTGGTCAGCGCGCTCTTGTCGCTGATCGCGCCCGACCTGACGATGCTCATCGGCGCCAGGTCGGCCGGCAACGGCAAGCTGTCGCCGAAGGCCGTGCCCTACTACAACGTCGTGCATCGACCATGGATCCCGCTGGCCGTCCTGGTCGTCTACAGCGTCGGCGGCCTGGGGGACTGGGTCCCCGTCTTCACGGCGGGGCTCGGCTGGCTGGCGCACGTCGCGCTGGATCGGGCCTTCGGATACGGCCTGCGTGAGCGTGACGGGAGTCGGCGTGTCTGA
- a CDS encoding DddA-like double-stranded DNA deaminase toxin, translating to MGRGAGALALTNHVEIRFAIRMRAHGLTQETVAIDRLPCGVKKPAEWTCDEKLAELLPPGHDRPLSSAVPPANSVPRTRPSFARARARAVCSIARSVGVSRSARTKACSVRGGPSSTCHMVRAR from the coding sequence ATGGGCCGCGGCGCCGGAGCGCTCGCGCTGACCAACCACGTGGAGATCCGGTTCGCGATACGGATGCGCGCACATGGCCTGACGCAGGAGACCGTCGCGATCGACCGACTGCCGTGCGGGGTGAAGAAACCTGCGGAGTGGACCTGTGATGAGAAGCTGGCGGAGCTCCTGCCGCCCGGGCACGACCGACCGCTGTCATCGGCAGTTCCGCCCGCGAACAGCGTGCCCCGCACGCGGCCCAGCTTCGCCAGGGCGCGTGCACGCGCAGTGTGCAGCATCGCTCGCTCAGTTGGGGTGAGCCGGTCGGCGCGCACAAAGGCGTGCTCGGTCAGGGGCGGGCCATCGTCGACGTGTCACATGGTGCGTGCTCGCTGA
- a CDS encoding response regulator produces the protein MTTVLIVDDEPQIVRALRINLTARGYDVLTAGDGTTALQEAAIGKPDLVVLDLGLPDMDGTEVITGLRGWSPVPVVVLSARADSAGKVRALDAGADDYITKPFGMDELLARLRAALRRSVTQGTEEPLVRTASFTIDLAAKKVHRDDREVHLTPTEWGILELLARSHGKLVTQKQILREVWGERYTTETHYLRVYLAQLRRKLEPEPANPRHLLTEPGMGYRFQP, from the coding sequence GTGACCACCGTGCTCATCGTCGACGACGAACCCCAGATCGTCCGCGCACTGCGCATCAACCTCACCGCCCGCGGCTACGACGTCCTCACCGCCGGCGACGGCACGACAGCGCTCCAGGAGGCCGCGATCGGCAAACCCGACCTCGTCGTGCTCGACCTCGGCCTGCCCGACATGGACGGCACCGAGGTGATCACCGGACTGCGCGGGTGGAGCCCGGTGCCCGTCGTCGTCCTGTCGGCGCGCGCGGACTCCGCGGGCAAGGTCCGCGCACTCGACGCCGGTGCGGACGACTACATCACCAAACCCTTCGGCATGGACGAACTCCTCGCCCGGCTCCGCGCCGCGCTGCGCCGATCCGTCACCCAGGGCACCGAGGAACCTTTGGTGCGCACCGCGTCCTTCACCATCGACCTGGCGGCCAAGAAGGTCCACCGCGATGACCGCGAAGTCCACCTGACCCCCACCGAATGGGGCATCCTCGAACTCCTCGCCCGCAGCCACGGCAAACTCGTCACGCAGAAGCAGATCTTGCGCGAGGTGTGGGGAGAGCGCTACACCACCGAAACCCATTACCTCCGGGTTTATCTGGCTCAGCTGCGCCGCAAGCTCGAACCCGAACCGGCCAACCCTCGGCACCTGCTGACCGAGCCCGGTATGGGCTACCGGTTCCAACCCTGA
- a CDS encoding FAD-dependent monooxygenase, with amino-acid sequence MLACEPALAGVRSLVLERLTDLSGVQRANGLVGQVIRMLDRRGLYERLTSPGAIPEPTPRFVFGACPFDLSDLAHNPVCTMMVPQRSSNRIPAVCRLSAVPGGLATAGSPRSRPKTITAAIEPT; translated from the coding sequence ATGCTGGCCTGCGAGCCCGCCCTTGCCGGAGTGCGCTCGCTCGTGCTGGAACGACTCACCGACCTCTCGGGTGTGCAGCGCGCCAACGGCCTGGTCGGCCAGGTCATTCGCATGCTCGACCGGCGCGGGCTGTACGAGCGGCTGACGTCGCCGGGTGCCATTCCGGAGCCGACACCGCGTTTCGTGTTCGGCGCGTGCCCGTTCGACCTCAGCGACCTGGCGCACAACCCGGTCTGCACGATGATGGTTCCGCAGCGGAGCAGCAACAGGATTCCCGCGGTCTGCAGGCTGTCGGCGGTGCCGGGAGGCTTGGCGACGGCCGGTTCACCGCGCAGCAGGCCGAAGACGATCACCGCGGCGATCGAGCCGACGTAG